In the Kitasatospora terrestris genome, one interval contains:
- a CDS encoding DUF4262 domain-containing protein yields MTDRPATPPCPCVLCDPAASATPRARRHRAEHWSSEMAHVRDHGWHVVGVGGGGEVPNWAFTVGLWHSHRIPEVAMFSLELQGLMHWVDAAAAQLRDGASTEPGTLLPDVIDGYRVEVRPVDDSWYRPLFGTAVGFYRRSPVPFVQLLWPDREHRPPLDGRASAGCRSQPGLWLPVDEHPKGVWTDEAAEAG; encoded by the coding sequence GTGACCGACCGCCCCGCGACCCCTCCGTGCCCCTGCGTGCTCTGCGACCCCGCCGCCTCCGCCACCCCCCGTGCCCGGCGGCACCGGGCGGAGCACTGGTCCTCGGAGATGGCGCACGTCCGCGACCACGGCTGGCACGTGGTCGGCGTGGGCGGGGGAGGCGAAGTGCCGAACTGGGCCTTCACCGTCGGCCTGTGGCACTCCCACCGGATCCCGGAGGTGGCCATGTTCAGCTTGGAGCTGCAAGGGCTGATGCACTGGGTCGACGCCGCGGCCGCGCAGCTGCGCGACGGCGCGTCGACGGAGCCCGGCACGCTGCTCCCCGACGTCATCGACGGGTACCGGGTCGAGGTCCGACCGGTCGACGACAGCTGGTACCGCCCGCTGTTCGGCACGGCCGTCGGCTTCTACCGGCGCAGCCCGGTCCCCTTCGTCCAGCTGCTCTGGCCCGACCGCGAGCACCGGCCGCCCTTGGACGGGCGGGCCAGCGCGGGGTGCCGCTCGCAGCCCGGCCTCTGGCTCCCGGTCGACGAGCACCCGAAGGGCGTCTGGACCGACGAAGCCGCCGAAGCCGGCTGA
- a CDS encoding TetR/AcrR family transcriptional regulator, with translation MEQNETPGARTPAPGTQRPGGRTARTRTSVLEAALAELVESGYGATRIERIAARAGVAATTVYRRWGSLENIVVDLADELAVSITLGGTGSLEDDLRTVARAVVRLNGDPAHRAWLEAMVAAAPGSPKAREALASVLAHRRDVTAAAVHAAVARGEVPPGTDGHEVIRATVAPLYLRMYITGEPVGPAEADRAAASAALAARAGLYVLAGAADGAAAPAEAG, from the coding sequence TTGGAGCAGAACGAGACCCCGGGCGCCCGCACCCCCGCGCCCGGTACGCAGCGACCCGGCGGCCGGACGGCGCGCACCCGCACCTCGGTCCTGGAGGCCGCGCTGGCCGAGCTGGTCGAGTCCGGCTACGGCGCCACCCGGATCGAGCGGATCGCCGCCCGGGCCGGGGTGGCGGCGACCACGGTGTACCGGCGTTGGGGCAGCCTGGAGAACATCGTGGTCGACCTCGCGGACGAGCTGGCGGTGAGCATCACGCTCGGTGGCACCGGCTCGCTGGAGGACGACCTGCGCACGGTGGCCCGCGCGGTGGTCCGCCTGAACGGCGACCCGGCGCACCGGGCGTGGCTGGAGGCGATGGTGGCGGCGGCGCCCGGCTCGCCGAAGGCCCGGGAGGCGCTGGCCTCGGTGCTCGCCCACCGGCGGGACGTCACGGCGGCGGCGGTGCACGCGGCGGTGGCGCGCGGCGAGGTGCCGCCCGGGACGGACGGCCACGAGGTGATCCGGGCCACGGTGGCACCGCTGTACCTGCGGATGTACATCACCGGCGAGCCGGTCGGCCCGGCCGAGGCGGACCGGGCCGCGGCGTCCGCGGCGCTGGCCGCCCGGGCGGGGCTGTACGTGCTCGCCGGAGCGGCGGACGGGGCCGCCGCTCCGGCGGAGGCGGGCTGA
- a CDS encoding YhgE/Pip domain-containing protein: protein MASGNPPQQPPPGARAGTVLRHAKIWVVPGVLSALVALLLSLLYMGGILTPSDHLHRMPIALVDSDTGPALPGHTTPLGAEVAASIVANSPPGQVQWRVLTRAQAQDELASGKVYGALEVPEDFTRSVAALTTDRASARPVLAALTNPGVGSLGSSLASQITQQAAHRSSLEIGKQLLAAAPQASPTDQLLLADPVDVQVRPGHPIGRHTGLGLSAFYYTLLLVLAGFLSANLVHNAVDTSLGYADSEIGPWHSRRPTLPIDRTQTLLVKMGMTAGLSLVTTSMIMLATIGLLGMDAPHLPLLWLFSFCACLSVGLGVQAINAAFGGIGQLVAMFVFIALALPSSGATVPLEATPGFYRFLGAFEPMRQLVGGVRSILYFDARADAGLARAWVMIALGLVGALVFGFAMTRYYDRKGLTRMVPKPS from the coding sequence ATGGCGTCCGGGAATCCCCCGCAGCAGCCCCCGCCGGGGGCGCGCGCCGGGACGGTGCTGCGCCACGCGAAGATCTGGGTGGTGCCCGGGGTGCTCAGCGCCCTGGTCGCACTGCTGCTGTCGCTGCTGTACATGGGCGGCATCCTGACGCCGTCGGACCACCTGCACCGGATGCCGATCGCCCTCGTGGACTCGGACACGGGGCCGGCGCTGCCCGGCCACACCACTCCGCTGGGCGCGGAGGTGGCCGCCTCGATCGTCGCGAACAGCCCGCCCGGGCAGGTCCAGTGGCGGGTGCTCACGCGCGCGCAGGCGCAGGACGAGCTGGCGTCCGGCAAGGTGTACGGCGCGCTGGAGGTGCCGGAGGACTTCACCCGCAGCGTCGCCGCGCTGACCACCGACCGGGCGTCGGCCCGACCGGTGCTGGCGGCTCTGACCAACCCGGGGGTGGGCAGCCTGGGCTCGTCGCTGGCGAGCCAGATCACCCAGCAGGCGGCCCACCGGTCCTCGCTGGAGATCGGCAAGCAACTGCTGGCGGCGGCCCCGCAGGCGTCCCCGACGGACCAGCTGCTGCTGGCGGACCCGGTGGACGTCCAGGTCAGGCCGGGGCATCCGATCGGGCGTCACACGGGGCTCGGGCTGAGCGCGTTCTACTACACGCTGCTGCTGGTGCTGGCCGGGTTCCTGAGCGCCAACCTGGTGCACAACGCGGTGGACACCTCGCTCGGGTACGCGGACAGCGAGATCGGGCCGTGGCACTCGCGGCGGCCGACGCTGCCGATCGACCGGACGCAGACGCTGCTGGTGAAGATGGGCATGACGGCGGGGCTGTCGCTGGTCACCACCTCGATGATCATGCTGGCGACGATCGGCCTGCTCGGCATGGACGCGCCGCACCTGCCGCTGCTGTGGCTGTTCTCCTTCTGCGCCTGCCTGTCGGTGGGCCTGGGAGTGCAGGCGATCAATGCGGCGTTCGGCGGGATCGGCCAGCTGGTGGCGATGTTCGTCTTCATCGCCCTGGCGCTGCCCTCCTCGGGGGCGACGGTGCCGCTGGAGGCGACGCCGGGCTTCTACCGCTTCCTGGGCGCGTTCGAGCCGATGCGCCAACTGGTCGGAGGCGTCCGCTCGATCCTCTACTTCGACGCCCGGGCGGACGCCGGCCTGGCCCGCGCCTGGGTGATGATCGCCCTGGGCCTGGTCGGTGCCCTGGTCTTCGGCTTCGCGATGACCCGCTACTACGACCGCAAGGGCCTGACCCGGATGGTCCCCAAGCCGTCCTGA
- a CDS encoding SGNH/GDSL hydrolase family protein encodes MPFDLPPAPTVLFQGDSITDAGRDHAVPGSLGQGYAALAAAAVRTVHPGATVLNRGVSGNRIADLAARWQRDTLEHRPDLLSLMIGVNDTWRRYDSGLASPVERWEADYRGLLDLVRERVPRVRLLLIEPFLVPVAPAQWAWREDLDPRIHAVRRIARDHGALLLAADGLLAQAAITAGDPAVIAVDGVHPTPTGHRLIAAAWADLALGGA; translated from the coding sequence GTGCCGTTCGACCTGCCACCCGCCCCGACCGTGCTGTTCCAGGGCGACAGCATCACCGACGCCGGCCGCGACCATGCGGTGCCCGGCTCCCTCGGCCAGGGCTATGCCGCGCTGGCCGCCGCCGCGGTCCGGACCGTCCACCCCGGCGCGACCGTGCTCAACCGCGGCGTCTCCGGGAACCGGATCGCCGACCTTGCCGCCCGCTGGCAGCGCGACACCCTCGAACACCGCCCCGACCTGCTGTCGCTGATGATCGGCGTGAACGACACCTGGCGGCGGTACGACAGCGGTCTCGCCTCGCCCGTCGAGCGGTGGGAGGCCGACTACCGCGGCCTGCTCGACCTGGTGCGCGAACGGGTCCCCCGGGTGCGCCTGCTGCTGATCGAACCCTTCCTGGTCCCGGTCGCCCCCGCCCAGTGGGCCTGGCGCGAGGACCTCGACCCGCGCATCCACGCCGTGCGGCGGATCGCCCGTGACCACGGCGCGCTCCTGCTGGCCGCCGACGGCCTGCTCGCCCAGGCCGCCATCACCGCGGGCGACCCCGCCGTCATCGCCGTCGACGGCGTCCACCCCACGCCGACCGGGCACCGCCTGATCGCCGCCGCATGGGCGGACCTCGCCCTCGGCGGCGCCTGA
- a CDS encoding ROK family protein, whose translation MSYDTADAVDPARGTGQPSGLLAAVDLGGTKIAGGLVSADGALLHQVRLTTPATGTEKELAAAVDAVLDLLAEHPRWADVRAVGVGSAGPVDIEAGTVSPVNIPAWRGYPLRAQVAEHPAVAGLPVVLGGDAVAMAAAEHWQGAARPYRNALCLVVSTGVGAGLIIDGRLHTGRTGNAGHLGHITVDHTGRPCPCGSRGCLEGLASGTAIARTAAEAGWRSPDGDTSAGAVAAAAAAGDPLALDAFDRAARALAAGIAATATLVEIDAAVVGGGVAGAGEVLFAPLRRHFAAYATLPFAAHTVILPARLGTDAGLVGAAALAREALPDGAAPAP comes from the coding sequence ATGAGTTACGACACGGCCGATGCCGTCGACCCGGCCCGTGGGACCGGGCAGCCGAGTGGCCTGCTCGCGGCGGTCGACCTCGGCGGCACGAAGATCGCCGGCGGCCTGGTCTCCGCCGACGGGGCCCTGCTCCACCAGGTCCGGCTGACCACCCCGGCCACCGGCACCGAGAAGGAGCTCGCCGCCGCCGTCGACGCCGTCCTCGACCTGCTCGCCGAACACCCCCGCTGGGCGGACGTCCGCGCGGTCGGCGTCGGCAGCGCCGGCCCGGTCGACATCGAGGCCGGCACCGTCAGCCCGGTGAACATCCCCGCCTGGCGCGGGTACCCGCTGCGCGCCCAGGTCGCCGAGCACCCCGCCGTCGCCGGACTGCCCGTGGTCCTCGGCGGCGACGCCGTCGCCATGGCCGCCGCCGAGCACTGGCAGGGCGCCGCCCGGCCCTACCGCAACGCGCTGTGCCTGGTGGTCTCCACCGGCGTCGGCGCCGGACTGATCATCGACGGCCGCCTGCACACCGGACGCACCGGCAACGCCGGCCACCTCGGCCACATCACCGTCGACCACACCGGCCGGCCCTGCCCCTGCGGGTCGCGCGGCTGCCTCGAAGGCCTCGCCAGCGGCACCGCCATCGCCCGGACCGCGGCCGAGGCCGGGTGGCGCTCCCCCGACGGCGACACCTCGGCCGGGGCGGTCGCCGCCGCGGCCGCCGCGGGCGACCCGCTGGCACTCGACGCCTTCGACCGCGCCGCACGGGCGCTCGCGGCGGGGATCGCCGCGACCGCGACGCTGGTGGAGATCGACGCGGCGGTGGTCGGCGGCGGCGTCGCGGGCGCCGGCGAGGTCCTCTTCGCACCGCTCCGCCGCCACTTCGCCGCCTACGCGACCCTGCCCTTCGCCGCGCACACCGTCATCCTCCCCGCCCGCCTCGGCACCGACGCCGGCCTCGTCGGCGCCGCCGCCCTCGCCCGCGAAGCCCTCCCGGACGGGGCAGCACCCGCCCCCTGA
- a CDS encoding alpha/beta fold hydrolase, with protein MTIPRVEHRHVEVGDVRVFYREAGPRDAPTLLLLHGFPSASHQFRRLIDALGSRYHLVAPDYPGFGHTEAPETFPYSFEALTDVVEGFVRALGLSRFALYTFDFGGPVGLRLAARHPEWITGLVVQNANAYQEGLSELALGAVASRTGVPGAAEAVQGLFTLPMTRGQYEGGAGDPARVAPDGWTLDQHFLDIPGRKAAQTALALDYHSNVELYPAWQQWLRDHRPPTLVLWGSNDAFFLPAGAHAYRRDLPDAEVHLFETGHFALEECLPEIAPLIAGFLDRLPVPAHTPAARPLKIAVLGAAGNLGSAVAAEAARRGHQVTPLGRADADATDAGALATVLAGHDAAVAALKGPDHLVPRAARALLDALPEAGVDRLLFIGGGGSLEYAPGRRFVDSPQFPPQYLETARDQAAALDLLRGADTTVAWTYVSPPPVHLVPGDRTGSYRAEARDTPLTAADGTSRITVGDYASAVLDAIEQRTFVQQRITAAY; from the coding sequence ATGACCATTCCGCGGGTGGAGCACCGCCACGTCGAGGTCGGCGACGTCCGCGTCTTCTACCGCGAGGCCGGGCCGAGGGACGCGCCGACGCTGCTGCTCCTGCACGGCTTCCCGTCCGCCTCGCACCAGTTCCGCCGCCTGATCGACGCGCTCGGCAGCCGGTACCACCTGGTCGCCCCCGACTACCCGGGCTTCGGCCACACCGAGGCGCCGGAGACCTTCCCGTACAGCTTCGAGGCGCTGACCGACGTCGTCGAGGGGTTCGTCCGCGCGCTCGGGCTCAGCCGCTTCGCCCTCTACACCTTCGACTTCGGCGGCCCCGTCGGGCTACGCCTGGCCGCCCGCCACCCCGAGTGGATCACCGGCCTGGTCGTGCAGAACGCCAACGCCTACCAGGAGGGCCTCTCGGAGCTGGCCCTCGGTGCCGTCGCCAGCCGCACCGGCGTCCCCGGCGCCGCCGAGGCCGTCCAGGGCCTGTTCACCCTGCCGATGACCCGCGGCCAGTACGAGGGCGGCGCCGGCGACCCCGCCCGCGTCGCCCCCGACGGGTGGACGCTCGACCAGCACTTCCTCGACATCCCCGGCCGCAAGGCCGCGCAGACCGCCCTCGCCCTCGACTACCACTCCAACGTCGAGCTCTACCCGGCCTGGCAGCAGTGGCTGCGCGACCACCGCCCGCCCACCCTGGTGCTCTGGGGCAGCAACGACGCCTTCTTCCTCCCTGCCGGCGCCCACGCCTACCGGCGCGACCTCCCCGACGCCGAGGTGCACCTCTTCGAGACCGGCCACTTCGCGCTGGAGGAGTGCCTGCCCGAGATCGCCCCGCTGATCGCCGGCTTCCTCGACCGCCTCCCCGTGCCGGCCCACACCCCCGCCGCCCGGCCGCTGAAGATCGCCGTCCTCGGCGCCGCCGGCAACCTCGGCAGCGCCGTCGCCGCCGAGGCCGCCCGCCGCGGCCACCAGGTCACCCCGCTCGGCCGCGCCGACGCCGACGCCACCGACGCCGGGGCCCTCGCCACCGTGCTCGCCGGCCACGACGCCGCCGTCGCCGCCCTCAAGGGCCCCGACCACCTGGTGCCGCGCGCCGCCCGGGCCCTCCTCGACGCACTCCCCGAGGCCGGCGTCGACCGCCTGCTGTTCATCGGCGGCGGCGGCAGCCTCGAGTACGCGCCCGGCCGGCGCTTCGTCGACTCGCCCCAGTTCCCGCCCCAGTACCTGGAGACCGCCCGCGACCAGGCCGCCGCCCTCGACCTGCTGCGCGGTGCCGACACCACCGTCGCCTGGACGTACGTCAGCCCCCCGCCCGTCCACCTCGTCCCCGGCGACCGCACCGGCAGCTACCGCGCCGAGGCCCGCGACACCCCGCTCACCGCCGCCGACGGCACCAGTCGCATCACCGTCGGCGATTACGCCTCCGCCGTCCTCGACGCCATCGAGCAGCGCACCTTCGTCCAGCAGCGGATCACCGCCGCGTACTGA
- a CDS encoding ABC transporter substrate-binding protein has protein sequence MRRGIALVLAAATVLTAAACGGEDRGRPGTGGIASAPADRIAGNVTVLTNRTDQIADGTLKRYAEAFHRAYPKATVTFEGITDYEGEVSGRLRTGSYGDVLPIPNNLPLGDYPTYFAPLGDTDLLGQTFDFTEYGTVGRQVYGLANIGIATGFVYNKAVFRQAGIEDWPTTPKEFLDDMRAVKAKTRAVPYYTNYADGWPLRQWSDAIGVVGCDNTARDTLATTAAPWGPGAELSTIDGLLYAVVHQQLSEDDPAGTDWEQSKSLLGGGRIGAMYLGSWAVPQLQAAARAVGQNPDDIGFMPFPAQREGHFCTVVQPDYRYGVSLHAKNRDAALAWLDWYLTQSGSARGEQAISAVRGAPLPPALKLLDQRGVRMIPQTRRNSLAVGRIDKAAGIGLDAPDYRRRLVDAARRSATGDPGPYFAELNRAWAPAQRANAPANR, from the coding sequence ATGCGCAGAGGAATCGCTCTCGTCCTGGCCGCCGCGACCGTGCTGACGGCAGCGGCGTGCGGCGGCGAGGACCGCGGCAGGCCGGGCACCGGCGGCATCGCCTCCGCACCGGCCGACCGGATCGCCGGCAACGTCACCGTGCTGACCAACCGGACCGACCAGATCGCCGACGGCACCCTCAAGCGGTACGCGGAGGCCTTTCATCGCGCCTACCCGAAGGCCACCGTCACGTTCGAGGGAATCACCGACTACGAGGGCGAGGTGTCCGGGCGGCTGCGGACCGGGAGCTACGGCGACGTCCTGCCGATCCCCAACAACCTGCCGCTGGGCGACTACCCGACCTACTTCGCGCCCCTCGGCGACACCGACCTCCTCGGCCAGACCTTCGACTTCACCGAGTACGGGACGGTCGGCCGACAGGTCTACGGCCTGGCCAACATCGGCATCGCCACCGGGTTCGTCTACAACAAGGCGGTGTTCCGGCAGGCCGGCATCGAAGACTGGCCCACCACCCCCAAGGAGTTCCTGGACGACATGCGGGCCGTCAAGGCCAAGACCCGCGCCGTTCCCTACTACACCAACTACGCCGACGGCTGGCCACTGCGCCAGTGGAGCGACGCGATCGGCGTGGTCGGCTGCGACAACACCGCCCGCGACACCCTCGCCACCACCGCCGCCCCGTGGGGCCCCGGCGCCGAACTCTCCACCATCGACGGACTGCTGTACGCGGTCGTGCACCAGCAACTGAGCGAGGACGACCCGGCCGGCACCGACTGGGAGCAGTCCAAATCGTTGCTCGGGGGCGGGCGGATCGGCGCGATGTACCTCGGCTCCTGGGCCGTGCCCCAGCTGCAGGCCGCCGCCAGGGCGGTCGGGCAGAACCCGGACGACATCGGCTTCATGCCCTTCCCCGCGCAGCGCGAAGGGCACTTCTGCACCGTGGTCCAGCCGGACTACCGGTACGGGGTGAGCCTGCACGCCAAGAACCGGGACGCTGCGCTGGCCTGGCTGGACTGGTACCTCACCCAGTCCGGCAGTGCCCGAGGCGAGCAGGCGATCTCGGCCGTCCGCGGCGCCCCGCTCCCGCCTGCGCTCAAGCTGCTCGACCAGCGAGGAGTGCGCATGATCCCGCAGACGCGGCGCAACAGCCTCGCCGTCGGCAGGATCGACAAGGCCGCCGGCATCGGCCTGGACGCCCCTGACTACCGCCGGCGCCTGGTCGACGCGGCCCGCCGCTCGGCGACAGGTGATCCGGGCCCGTACTTCGCCGAGCTCAACCGGGCGTGGGCGCCGGCCCAGCGCGCCAACGCTCCGGCGAACCGGTAG
- a CDS encoding maltokinase N-terminal cap-like domain-containing protein — protein sequence MAVIHHTELKPSKLELLTQWLPSRPWYRGGAGAPEPVKAGGFRLDDPAGEVGIEFMVVTDAAGGEPVSYLVPLSYRGAPLEGADAALVGTMEHGVLGRRWAYDACQDPVAVAQLVALVEGRVRAQDQNESDTPDRELVVGSTRTALAGLPTVADSAAGTVLTWADGRSLLVVRELAAGSVVSDGAAAYVEGAWRLGDGARARGLFVELRPADGA from the coding sequence ATGGCTGTCATTCACCACACCGAGCTGAAGCCGTCGAAGCTGGAGCTGCTGACGCAGTGGCTGCCGTCGCGTCCCTGGTACCGGGGCGGGGCGGGGGCGCCGGAGCCGGTGAAGGCGGGTGGCTTCCGGCTGGACGACCCGGCGGGCGAGGTGGGCATCGAGTTCATGGTGGTCACCGACGCGGCGGGCGGGGAGCCGGTGTCGTACCTGGTGCCGCTCAGCTACCGCGGGGCGCCGCTGGAGGGCGCGGACGCCGCGCTGGTGGGGACCATGGAGCACGGGGTGCTCGGGCGGCGGTGGGCGTACGACGCGTGCCAGGACCCGGTGGCGGTGGCGCAGCTGGTCGCGCTGGTCGAGGGCCGGGTGCGGGCGCAGGACCAGAACGAGAGCGACACCCCGGACCGCGAGCTGGTGGTCGGTTCGACGCGCACCGCGCTCGCGGGTCTCCCGACCGTGGCGGACTCGGCGGCGGGGACGGTGCTGACCTGGGCCGACGGCAGGTCGCTGCTGGTGGTGCGGGAGCTGGCGGCGGGTTCGGTGGTCTCGGACGGGGCGGCCGCCTACGTCGAGGGGGCGTGGCGGCTCGGGGACGGTGCGCGGGCCCGGGGCCTGTTCGTGGAGCTGCGTCCGGCGGACGGCGCGTAG
- a CDS encoding glycoside hydrolase family 9 protein: protein MSRRAAALLTGLALAAGGLTATALTAAPAGAVGSVAAAADVPVRVNQLGYLPDGPKRATVVSSATAPLAWQLRDAGGTVVASGNSTVRGADRASGQSTHLVDFGAYTGTGTGFTLVVGGQASHPFDISSALYDGLRADSMSFFYQQRSGIAIDAALAGSGYGRPAGHLGVAPNKGDTGVPCQAGVCDYRQDVRGGWYDAGDQGKYVVNGGIAVWQVVNSFERARRAGGEAALGDSTLRVPERGNGVPDVLDEARWELDFLLRMQVPAGRPMEGMAFHKVHDAQWTALPTRPELDDQQRELHKPSTAATLNLAATAAQCARVYAPYDAAFASRCLDAARRAWAAARANPNVLAPGTDSTGGGAYEDADVSDEFYWAAAELLATTGESQFRDAVTSSPLHAKPADAFWWGGTATLGRITLATVPGVPLAADDLARVRGLLTTAADGYLSTMAGQGYAVPIPADGYVWGSNSQVANNAVVLAVAFELTGAQRYRAGALESLDYLLGRNALDRSYVTGYGERASENQHHRFWAHQNDASLPHPPAGSFAGGPNAGLEDPVAKAQLAGCAPAACYVDDIGSYSTNEVAINWNAPLAWLAAFAAERKAAPVTPSVQVTPSAVSVAEGGSATVGVRLSAAPAQGVTVTVARASGDTDLSVPGTALVFTAANWSTPQQVAVSAAQDADAAAGSAVFSVGGSGVQGTTFTATEVDDDSAPPAASCAVVYKVENAWGNGFTATVTVKNTGTTTMSGWTLGWAFAGDQRISNAWNATVTQSGSAVTARDAGWNGTLAPGASGSFGFQATYSGANPVPASFTVNGAVCA from the coding sequence GTGTCGCGTCGCGCGGCCGCTCTCCTCACCGGCCTGGCGCTGGCCGCCGGCGGTCTGACCGCCACCGCGCTGACGGCGGCCCCCGCCGGCGCGGTCGGCTCGGTCGCCGCGGCGGCCGACGTCCCCGTCCGGGTCAACCAGCTCGGCTACCTGCCCGACGGCCCCAAGCGGGCCACCGTGGTCAGCTCGGCGACCGCACCGCTCGCCTGGCAACTGCGGGACGCCGGCGGCACGGTGGTCGCCTCCGGCAACAGCACGGTGCGCGGCGCCGACCGGGCGTCCGGCCAGTCCACGCACCTGGTGGACTTCGGTGCGTACACCGGCACCGGCACCGGCTTCACGCTGGTGGTCGGCGGCCAGGCGAGCCACCCGTTCGACATCTCGTCCGCGCTGTACGACGGGCTGCGGGCCGACAGCATGTCGTTCTTCTACCAGCAGCGCAGCGGCATCGCGATCGACGCGGCGCTGGCGGGCAGCGGGTACGGGCGCCCCGCCGGGCACCTGGGCGTGGCCCCGAACAAGGGCGACACCGGCGTACCCTGCCAGGCCGGGGTCTGCGACTACCGGCAGGACGTGCGCGGCGGCTGGTACGACGCGGGCGACCAGGGCAAGTACGTGGTGAACGGCGGCATCGCGGTCTGGCAGGTGGTCAACTCCTTCGAGCGGGCCCGTCGCGCGGGCGGCGAGGCGGCGCTGGGCGACTCGACCCTGCGGGTGCCCGAGCGCGGCAACGGGGTGCCGGACGTGCTGGACGAGGCGCGCTGGGAGCTGGACTTCCTGCTCCGGATGCAGGTCCCGGCGGGCAGGCCGATGGAGGGCATGGCCTTCCACAAGGTGCACGACGCGCAGTGGACCGCCCTGCCGACCCGCCCCGAACTCGACGACCAGCAACGCGAGTTGCACAAGCCGTCGACCGCCGCCACGCTCAACCTGGCGGCTACCGCGGCGCAGTGCGCACGGGTCTACGCGCCGTACGACGCGGCCTTCGCCTCCCGCTGCCTGGACGCGGCGCGCCGGGCTTGGGCGGCGGCCAGGGCCAACCCGAACGTGCTGGCGCCGGGGACGGACTCGACCGGCGGCGGCGCGTACGAGGACGCCGACGTCTCGGACGAGTTCTACTGGGCGGCGGCCGAACTGCTGGCCACCACCGGCGAGTCGCAGTTCCGGGACGCGGTGACCTCCTCCCCGCTGCACGCCAAGCCGGCCGACGCCTTCTGGTGGGGCGGCACCGCGACGCTGGGCCGGATCACCCTGGCGACCGTGCCCGGGGTGCCGCTGGCCGCGGACGACCTGGCGCGGGTGCGCGGCCTGCTGACCACGGCGGCGGACGGGTACCTGTCGACGATGGCGGGCCAGGGCTACGCGGTGCCGATCCCGGCGGACGGCTACGTGTGGGGCTCCAACAGCCAGGTCGCGAACAACGCGGTGGTGCTGGCGGTGGCCTTCGAGCTGACCGGGGCGCAGCGCTACCGGGCGGGCGCGCTGGAGTCGCTGGACTACCTGCTGGGACGCAACGCGCTGGACCGCTCGTACGTGACGGGCTACGGCGAGCGGGCCTCGGAGAACCAGCACCACCGGTTCTGGGCGCACCAGAACGACGCCTCGCTGCCGCACCCGCCGGCCGGTTCCTTCGCGGGCGGCCCGAACGCGGGGCTGGAGGACCCCGTGGCGAAGGCCCAGTTGGCGGGGTGCGCGCCGGCGGCGTGCTACGTGGACGACATCGGCTCGTACTCGACCAACGAGGTGGCGATCAACTGGAACGCCCCGCTGGCGTGGTTGGCGGCGTTCGCGGCGGAGCGCAAGGCGGCGCCGGTGACGCCGTCGGTGCAGGTGACGCCGTCGGCGGTGTCGGTCGCGGAGGGCGGTTCGGCGACGGTGGGCGTGCGGCTGTCGGCGGCGCCCGCGCAGGGCGTCACGGTGACGGTGGCGCGGGCCTCGGGCGACACCGACCTGTCGGTGCCCGGGACGGCGCTGGTGTTCACCGCCGCCAACTGGTCGACGCCGCAGCAGGTCGCGGTGTCGGCGGCGCAGGACGCGGACGCGGCGGCGGGCAGTGCGGTGTTCTCGGTCGGCGGGTCGGGGGTGCAGGGGACGACGTTCACGGCGACGGAGGTGGACGACGACTCGGCGCCGCCGGCGGCCTCCTGCGCGGTGGTCTACAAGGTGGAGAACGCGTGGGGCAACGGCTTCACGGCGACGGTCACGGTGAAGAACACCGGGACGACGACGATGTCCGGCTGGACGCTGGGCTGGGCCTTCGCCGGTGACCAGCGGATCAGCAACGCGTGGAACGCGACGGTGACCCAGTCGGGCAGTGCGGTGACGGCCCGGGACGCGGGCTGGAACGGCACGCTGGCGCCGGGGGCGAGCGGGAGCTTCGGCTTCCAGGCGACGTACTCGGGTGCGAACCCGGTGCCGGCCTCGTTCACGGTGAACGGGGCGGTCTGCGCCTGA